From a region of the Tateyamaria omphalii genome:
- a CDS encoding acyl-CoA dehydrogenase family protein, with amino-acid sequence MADTSFLSWPFFDAHHRDWAAHVDAVSAGLDVDHTDTDTTCRTLAAQLGTAGILAPTSSNDGHFDVRTLCLARETLARHDGLADFVFAMQGLGTGAITLFGTDPQKAAWLPRTRAGTALSAFALTEPGSGSDVANATMTATRDGTDYILHGEKTWISNGGIADIYTLFARTGEAPGAKGLSAFLITPDLPGFEVTERLTTIAPHPLATLRFTECRVPATAMLGAPGQGFKIAMSVLDVFRPTVAAAALGFARRALNEALARVTTRHVQGAPLSDLQMVQGHIADMALDIDASALLIYRAAWARDSGAPRITREAAMAKLFATDQAQQVIDKAVQLFGGDGVRAGEAVERLYREIRALRIYEGASDVQKVIIARQTLAMFEGDT; translated from the coding sequence ATGGCCGACACGAGCTTTCTCAGCTGGCCCTTCTTCGACGCCCATCACCGCGACTGGGCCGCGCATGTCGACGCGGTGTCCGCGGGGCTTGATGTCGATCACACCGATACCGACACCACCTGCCGAACACTGGCCGCACAGCTTGGAACGGCAGGCATCCTTGCCCCCACCTCCAGCAACGACGGCCACTTCGACGTCCGCACACTCTGCCTCGCGCGCGAAACACTGGCGCGGCACGACGGGCTGGCGGATTTCGTCTTTGCCATGCAGGGCCTGGGCACCGGGGCCATCACGCTGTTCGGCACCGACCCGCAAAAGGCCGCATGGCTGCCCAGGACGCGCGCAGGCACCGCCCTTTCGGCCTTTGCATTGACCGAACCGGGGTCCGGATCGGACGTCGCCAATGCCACGATGACGGCAACACGGGACGGCACCGACTATATCCTCCACGGCGAAAAAACCTGGATCTCCAACGGCGGCATCGCCGATATCTACACGCTCTTTGCCCGCACGGGCGAGGCGCCGGGCGCCAAGGGGCTGTCGGCATTCCTGATCACCCCCGACCTGCCCGGCTTTGAGGTAACGGAACGGCTGACCACCATCGCCCCGCACCCGCTGGCAACATTGCGCTTCACCGAATGCCGGGTGCCCGCCACGGCCATGCTCGGCGCACCAGGCCAGGGGTTCAAGATCGCGATGTCCGTCCTCGACGTCTTCCGACCGACAGTGGCCGCAGCAGCGCTCGGGTTTGCCCGCCGCGCGCTGAACGAGGCCTTGGCGCGGGTCACGACCCGCCACGTGCAGGGCGCGCCGCTCTCTGATCTGCAGATGGTGCAGGGGCACATCGCCGACATGGCGCTCGACATCGACGCCAGCGCGCTCCTGATCTACCGCGCCGCCTGGGCCCGCGACAGCGGCGCGCCCCGCATCACGCGCGAGGCGGCAATGGCCAAGCTCTTTGCCACCGACCAGGCCCAACAGGTCATCGACAAGGCCGTGCAGCTTTTCGGGGGCGACGGCGTGCGCGCGGGCGAAGCGGTCGAACGGCTCTACCGCGAGATTCGCGCGCTCCGCATCTACGAGGGGGCCAGCGACGTCCAGAAAGTCATCATCGCCCGCCAAACTCTGGCTATGTTCGAGGGAGACACCTGA
- a CDS encoding AMP-binding protein, with protein sequence MLGPSAHTDSFARNNLPPPDSWPDMPLGGFDYPDRINAGHELTDAMVARGFGDHTALIGNGRQRTYKELTDWTNRLAHALVDDIGVKPGNRVLIRSANNPAMVACWLAATKAGAVVVNTMPMLRAGELSAYVDKADIQFALCDTRLMEEMAACQAANPRLKRVVGFDGTSNHDAELDRLALEKPVRFATVETGRDDVALLGFTSGSTGEPKATMHFHRDLLIIADGYAQEVLGVVPDDIFVGSPPLAFTFGLGGLAIFPLRFGATATLLEQATPPNMIDIIEKYRATVCFTAPTAYRVMLSAMEDGADLSSLRAAVSAGETLPKPIYDAWIEKTGKPMLDGIGATELLHIFISNRFDDHQPACTGKPVTGYEAKIVDNAGHAVPNGEVGRLAVRGPTGCRYLNDDRQQDYVLAGWNITGDSFIRDADGYFHFQARNDDMIVSSGYNIAGPEVEAALLAHDAVAECAVVGAPDDARGHIVEAHVVLTDGFTASDAMIEELQEHVKTTIAPYKYPRRVHFADALPKTQTGKIQRYKLTPSHGRRNR encoded by the coding sequence ATGCTTGGCCCATCCGCCCACACCGACAGTTTTGCCCGTAACAACCTGCCACCTCCGGACAGTTGGCCGGACATGCCGCTGGGTGGCTTCGACTACCCCGACCGCATCAATGCCGGGCACGAACTGACCGACGCGATGGTCGCGCGCGGCTTTGGCGATCACACCGCGCTGATCGGCAACGGGCGGCAACGGACATACAAGGAACTGACGGACTGGACCAACCGGCTGGCCCACGCGCTGGTCGACGACATCGGGGTGAAACCGGGCAATCGCGTCCTGATCCGGTCCGCCAACAACCCCGCCATGGTGGCCTGTTGGCTGGCGGCAACCAAGGCCGGCGCGGTCGTCGTGAACACGATGCCCATGCTGCGGGCGGGCGAGCTGTCGGCCTATGTGGACAAGGCGGACATCCAGTTTGCCCTCTGCGACACCCGCCTGATGGAGGAGATGGCGGCGTGTCAGGCGGCCAACCCACGGCTCAAGCGCGTTGTGGGCTTCGACGGCACCTCGAACCACGACGCCGAACTCGACCGGCTCGCACTGGAAAAACCCGTCCGCTTCGCAACTGTCGAAACCGGGCGCGACGACGTGGCCCTCCTGGGCTTCACCTCGGGCTCGACAGGAGAGCCGAAGGCAACCATGCACTTCCACCGCGACCTCCTGATCATCGCCGACGGCTACGCCCAAGAGGTGCTGGGCGTGGTGCCCGACGACATCTTTGTCGGCTCGCCGCCGCTGGCCTTCACCTTCGGGCTGGGCGGGCTCGCGATCTTTCCCTTGCGCTTCGGCGCAACCGCGACGCTGCTGGAACAGGCAACGCCGCCCAACATGATCGACATCATCGAAAAATACCGCGCAACCGTCTGCTTCACGGCACCCACCGCCTACCGCGTGATGCTGTCGGCGATGGAGGACGGCGCGGACCTGTCCAGCCTGCGCGCGGCCGTCTCGGCCGGGGAAACACTGCCCAAACCCATCTATGACGCCTGGATCGAAAAAACGGGCAAGCCGATGCTGGACGGCATCGGCGCGACCGAGCTGCTGCACATCTTCATATCGAACCGCTTCGATGACCACCAACCGGCCTGCACGGGCAAGCCCGTCACCGGCTACGAGGCCAAGATCGTGGACAACGCAGGCCACGCGGTCCCCAACGGCGAGGTCGGGCGCCTTGCAGTGCGCGGGCCAACCGGCTGCCGCTATCTGAACGACGACCGGCAACAGGACTACGTGCTTGCAGGCTGGAACATCACCGGCGACAGCTTCATCCGCGACGCGGACGGATATTTCCACTTCCAGGCCCGCAACGACGACATGATCGTGTCATCAGGCTACAACATCGCCGGACCAGAAGTCGAAGCCGCGCTTCTCGCCCACGACGCCGTCGCAGAATGCGCGGTGGTCGGCGCCCCGGATGATGCGCGCGGGCATATCGTGGAGGCGCATGTGGTCCTGACGGACGGCTTCACCGCATCGGACGCGATGATCGAGGAGTTGCAGGAACACGTCAAAACCACCATCGCCCCCTACAAATACCCGCGCCGCGTTCACTTCGCGGACGCGTTGCCCAAAACCCAAACGGGCAAAATCCAGCGGTACAAGCTGACGCCCTCGCATGGCCGCCGGAACAGATGA
- a CDS encoding acyl-CoA thioesterase → MITGFQMQQKVLFKHCDPAGIVFFPRYYEMINDCVETFFDTALGMPFERFHPHRAVPTAAIETRFIAPSRHGDLLDFRLVTAAVGRTSWTYRMTGACQTQPRFETSATLVHVDANGTPTPWPDALRQKLTAYEAHNDP, encoded by the coding sequence ATGATCACCGGGTTCCAGATGCAGCAAAAAGTGCTGTTCAAGCATTGCGACCCCGCGGGCATCGTCTTTTTCCCGCGGTACTACGAGATGATCAATGACTGTGTGGAAACCTTCTTCGACACCGCTTTGGGCATGCCGTTCGAACGCTTCCATCCCCACAGGGCCGTGCCGACAGCAGCCATCGAAACCCGCTTTATCGCACCATCCCGGCACGGCGATCTGCTTGATTTCCGTCTTGTGACCGCAGCGGTCGGGCGCACCTCATGGACCTATCGCATGACCGGCGCGTGCCAAACCCAACCGCGGTTCGAGACATCGGCAACCCTGGTCCACGTCGATGCGAACGGCACCCCCACACCCTGGCCCGACGCCCTGCGGCAGAAACTGACGGCATATGAGGCACATAATGACCCATGA